A single region of the Populus nigra chromosome 2, ddPopNigr1.1, whole genome shotgun sequence genome encodes:
- the LOC133682079 gene encoding uncharacterized protein LOC133682079 isoform X1 produces MDAEEKPAESDNMEERTLSAKNETSVSPNSSQDTAPLGHPRNNTGQSEAFGSPGDRAVYPPNIYAPQAQAFYYRGMEVAQCYLDGNADAVEFCTHEPYHNVLAAATYTLQEGDRPSRTGSISLFDVNPDVGRFELFYRVETVGIFDIKWSPVVGNVGPMLAQADADGYLRVHGLECCSNGGDSLSLREIVGEKISSSMCLCVDWNPSTTSISVGLSDGSVSVVSFSESQLKVIQEWKAHDFELWAASFDIHQPQLVYTGSDDCKFSCWDLRDGPSNLVFQNSKVHKMGVCCIAKSPRDPNILLTGSYDEYLRLWDVRSISKPVNETSVCLGGGVWRVKHHPYVPGVVLAACMHNGFAVVKIDEEKGEVMETYTKHGSLAYGADWQRGNLSHKVKQNSSVVATCSFYDRLLQIWIPESSVVKQL; encoded by the exons ATGGATGCAGAAGAGAAACCTGCTGAATCAGATAACATGGAGGAGCGG ACTCTATCAGCAAAAAATGAGACGTCAGTTTCTCCTAATTCCTCTCAGGATACAGCTCCTTTAGGTCATCCGAGGAATAACACAGGTCAATCTGAAGCTTTTGGTTCTCCTGGAGATCGTGCTGTCTATCCACCTAATATTTATGCCCCTCAGGCACAGGCGTTCTACTACAGGG GCATGGAAGTGGCACAATGTTATCTAGATGGCAATGCAGACGCAGTAGAGTTTTGTACGCATGAGCCGTATCACAATGTTTTAGCAGCTGCAACTTACACTTTGCAGGAGGGGGATAGGCCGAGTCGAACTGGTAGCATTTCACTTTTCGATGTAAATCCTGATGTGGGTCGGTTTGAGTTGTTTTACCGCGTGGAGACTGTGGGGATTTTTGACATTAAGTGGAGTCCTGTTGTTGGGAATGTGGGTCCAATGCTTGCGCAAGCTGATGCTGATGGTTACTTGAGAGTTCATGGATTAGAGTGCTGTTCTAATGGAG GGGACTCTCTATCTCTAAGAGAGATAGTTGGTGAAAAAATAAGCTCCTCTATGTGTCTTTGTGTGGACTGGAATCCATCAACCACATCTATCTCAGTGGGGCTTTCTGATGGTTCTGTATCTGTAGTGTCCTTTTCAGAGTCCCAGTTAAAAGTAATTCAAGAGTGGAAAGCACATGATTTTGAGCTATGGGCTGCATCATTTGACATTCACCAACCTCAGTTGGTATACACTGGTTCGGATGATTGCAAATTCAGTTGTTGGGATTTAAGGGATGGTCCTTCCAATTTGGTGTTTCAGAATTCTAAAGTCCATAAGATGGGTGTCTGTTGCATTGCAAAGAGTCCTAGGGACCCTAATATCTTACTCACCGGTAGTTATGATGAGTATCTAAGGCTATGGGATGTAAGATCAATTTCCAAACCAGTCAATGAAACTTCAGTTTGTTTAGGGGGAGGAGTTTGGAGAGTCAAGCACCACCCATATGTACCAGGCGTGGTCTTAGCAGCTTGCATGCACAATGGCTTTGCAGTTGTGAAGATTGATGAGGAGAAAGGAGAAGTGATGGAAACCTATACCAAGCATGGCTCACTTGCTTACGGTGCAGATTGGCAGAGGGGGAATTTATCTCATAAGGTCAAACAAAACAGCTCTGTAGTGGCTACTTGTTCCTTTTATGATCGGCTTCTTCAGATATGGATACCAGAAAGTAGCGTTGTTAAGCAACTTTAA
- the LOC133682079 gene encoding uncharacterized protein LOC133682079 isoform X2, with translation MEVAQCYLDGNADAVEFCTHEPYHNVLAAATYTLQEGDRPSRTGSISLFDVNPDVGRFELFYRVETVGIFDIKWSPVVGNVGPMLAQADADGYLRVHGLECCSNGGDSLSLREIVGEKISSSMCLCVDWNPSTTSISVGLSDGSVSVVSFSESQLKVIQEWKAHDFELWAASFDIHQPQLVYTGSDDCKFSCWDLRDGPSNLVFQNSKVHKMGVCCIAKSPRDPNILLTGSYDEYLRLWDVRSISKPVNETSVCLGGGVWRVKHHPYVPGVVLAACMHNGFAVVKIDEEKGEVMETYTKHGSLAYGADWQRGNLSHKVKQNSSVVATCSFYDRLLQIWIPESSVVKQL, from the exons ATGGAAGTGGCACAATGTTATCTAGATGGCAATGCAGACGCAGTAGAGTTTTGTACGCATGAGCCGTATCACAATGTTTTAGCAGCTGCAACTTACACTTTGCAGGAGGGGGATAGGCCGAGTCGAACTGGTAGCATTTCACTTTTCGATGTAAATCCTGATGTGGGTCGGTTTGAGTTGTTTTACCGCGTGGAGACTGTGGGGATTTTTGACATTAAGTGGAGTCCTGTTGTTGGGAATGTGGGTCCAATGCTTGCGCAAGCTGATGCTGATGGTTACTTGAGAGTTCATGGATTAGAGTGCTGTTCTAATGGAG GGGACTCTCTATCTCTAAGAGAGATAGTTGGTGAAAAAATAAGCTCCTCTATGTGTCTTTGTGTGGACTGGAATCCATCAACCACATCTATCTCAGTGGGGCTTTCTGATGGTTCTGTATCTGTAGTGTCCTTTTCAGAGTCCCAGTTAAAAGTAATTCAAGAGTGGAAAGCACATGATTTTGAGCTATGGGCTGCATCATTTGACATTCACCAACCTCAGTTGGTATACACTGGTTCGGATGATTGCAAATTCAGTTGTTGGGATTTAAGGGATGGTCCTTCCAATTTGGTGTTTCAGAATTCTAAAGTCCATAAGATGGGTGTCTGTTGCATTGCAAAGAGTCCTAGGGACCCTAATATCTTACTCACCGGTAGTTATGATGAGTATCTAAGGCTATGGGATGTAAGATCAATTTCCAAACCAGTCAATGAAACTTCAGTTTGTTTAGGGGGAGGAGTTTGGAGAGTCAAGCACCACCCATATGTACCAGGCGTGGTCTTAGCAGCTTGCATGCACAATGGCTTTGCAGTTGTGAAGATTGATGAGGAGAAAGGAGAAGTGATGGAAACCTATACCAAGCATGGCTCACTTGCTTACGGTGCAGATTGGCAGAGGGGGAATTTATCTCATAAGGTCAAACAAAACAGCTCTGTAGTGGCTACTTGTTCCTTTTATGATCGGCTTCTTCAGATATGGATACCAGAAAGTAGCGTTGTTAAGCAACTTTAA
- the LOC133682304 gene encoding organic cation/carnitine transporter 7-like → MSSNQHGNTTTTTDLSARRSPTPQHGFSFFDSISYRWNSLFQNQKNKFHIEEEEEERSAFIKMTDGGPRYTVDDAILAMGFGKFQYLVLLYAGMGWVSESMEMMILSFVGPAVKSDWDLTSQQESLITSVVFAGMLIGAYSWGVVSDRCGRRKGFLVTAIITFGAGFLSAFSPNYITLLISRCLVGLGLGGGPVLLAWFLEFVPAPNRGAWMVIFSAFWTFGAIFEAALAWIIMPRLNWRWLLALSALPSFPLLLFYFMTPESPRYFCLKGQKIDALSVLNKIAKQNGKELPLGVLATDNEIEAQGIKNLSTEGTEEVAIPSATPLNWKDSDMGVLKSLLMLLSPKLIRSTVLLWVVFFGNAFSYYGLVLLTTELNNRSNTCHHTKAQSQGSSDVDYKEVLIASFAEFPGLIVSALIVDRIGRKLSMAVLFFVSCIFLLPLVVHQSLSVTTVLLFGARICITGTFTIVFIYAPEIYPTSVRSTGIGVASSMGRIGGMICPLVAVSLVQGCHQTAALILFVCIIFVAGCCVMLFPFETKGLELTDSISSTKNEKPKAVL, encoded by the exons ATGAGCAGCAACCAACATGgaaacacaacaacaacaacagacCTATCAGCAAGAAGGTCGCCAACCCCTCAACATGGGTTCTCCTTCTTTGACTCTATTTCTTATCGTTGGAATTCTTTGTTTcagaatcaaaagaataaattccatatagaagaagaagaagaagaaagatctGCATTTATTAAG atgacaGATGGAGGTCCAAGGTATACTGTCGATGACGCCATTCTGGCCATGGGGTTTGGAAAATTTCAATACCTCGTGCTTCTCTATGCTGGCATGGGTTGGGTTTCAGAATCCATGGAGATgatgattttatcatttgtaGGACCAGCAGTTAAGTCTGATTGGGATCTTACTTCTCAGCAAGAGAGTCTAATAACCAGTGTGGTTTTTGCTGGCATGCTGATTGGAGCATATTCATGGGGTGTAGTTTCCGACAGATGTGGAAGAAG GAAAGGTTTCTTGGTTACAGCAATAATTACTTTTGGAGCTGGTTTTTTAAGTGCTTTTTCCCCAAACTATATCACATTGCTTATTTCTCGTTGCTTGGTTGGTCTTGGTCTTGGGGGTGGTCCTGTACTCTTAGCTTGGTTTTTGGAGTTTGTACCAGCACCAAATAGAGGTGCTTGGATGGTGATTTTCTCAGCATTCTGGACATTTGGAGCAATCTTTGAGGCTGCGCTAGCATGG ATTATCATGCCTAGATTAAATTGGAGGTGGCTGCTGGCGCTATCTGCTCTGCCTTCATTccctctccttttattttatttcatgacaCCAGAATCACCAAGGTATTTTTGCTTGAAAGGCCAGAAAATTGATGCCCTCAGCGTCTTGAACAAAATTGCCaaacaaaatggaaaagaatTGCCTCTCGGTGTTCTTGCTACAGATAATGAAATCGAGGCACAAGGAATAAAGAATCTTTCCACAGAAGGCACAGAAGAAGTTGCTATTCCTTCTGCCACTCCTCTTAACTGGAAGGATTCTGACATGGGGGTCTTAAAATCCCTGTTAATGCTTCTTTCACCAAAACTGATTAGGTCAACCGTGCTTTTATGGGTGGTATTCTTTGGGAATGCGTTTTCATACTATGGCCTTGTGTTGCTGACAACCGAGCTGAACAATAGGAGCAATACATGCCATCACACTAAAGCGCAGTCACAGGGGTCTTCTGATGTAGATTACAAAGAAGTTTTAATCGCTAGTTTTGCAG AGTTTCCGGGGCTCATCGTGTCAGCTCTCATAGTTGATAGGATTGGTCGTAAGCTTTCAATGGCGGTATTGTTCTTTGTGAGCTGCATCTTCCTGCTGCCATTGGTAGTCCATCAGTCACTAAGTGTCACAACAGTTCTTCTCTTTGGTGCTCGAATATGTATCACAGGAACCTTCACCATCGTCTTTATATACGCTCCAGAG ATATACCCAACATCAGTGAGATCAACAGGCATTGGAGTTGCAAGTTCGATGGGAAGAATTGGAGGGATGATTTGCCCGCTTGTGGCAGTAAGTCTGGTGCAAGGATGTCATCAGACAGCAGCACTTATTCTTTTCGTGTGCATAATATTTGTAGCAGGATGCTGCGTTATGCTGTTTCCGTTTGAGACCAAAGGCCTTGAACTGACTGACAGTATATCTAGTACAAAAAACGAAAAACCTAAGGCTGTGCTGTGA